The Solibacillus sp. FSL R7-0682 genome includes a window with the following:
- a CDS encoding flagellar hook-basal body protein: protein MFKGFYTVATGMVAQQRKTEILTNNMANAKTPGFKSDQTTIRSFPDMLMSAVSSTTIPTENGFALKKLNTVGSLNAGVYLQETLPNQTQGQIYSTGLTTDVALIDRTLPIDAASGNSGAIFFRLENENGTEAYTRNGNFTLDGQGNLVNPQGLYVLDSTGERLQFTNDNIRITPEGAIFDENDVQVGTLGVAFSANPDVLVKRDNGLFNTLDGVALPSAYGQAGVQFSMQQQYLEGSNVDSAKAMTDLMTAYRAFEANQKVLQAYDKSMDKAVNEIGRV from the coding sequence ATGTTTAAAGGTTTTTATACGGTTGCAACAGGAATGGTTGCACAGCAACGTAAGACAGAAATTTTAACAAACAACATGGCGAATGCCAAAACACCAGGTTTTAAATCAGATCAAACGACTATTCGTTCATTTCCAGACATGTTAATGTCAGCAGTGAGTTCGACAACGATTCCGACAGAAAACGGCTTTGCTTTAAAAAAGTTAAATACAGTAGGTTCGTTAAATGCGGGTGTATATTTACAAGAAACGCTTCCGAACCAAACTCAAGGGCAAATTTATTCAACAGGGTTAACAACAGACGTAGCGTTAATTGATCGTACATTACCAATTGATGCTGCTTCAGGAAATTCTGGTGCAATTTTCTTCCGTCTTGAAAACGAAAATGGTACAGAAGCGTATACGCGCAATGGTAACTTTACACTTGATGGTCAAGGGAACTTAGTGAATCCACAAGGCTTATATGTACTCGATTCAACTGGAGAGCGTCTACAATTTACAAATGATAATATTCGTATTACTCCAGAAGGTGCGATTTTTGATGAAAACGATGTGCAAGTTGGAACATTAGGGGTAGCATTCTCTGCAAACCCTGACGTACTTGTAAAGCGTGACAATGGTCTTTTCAATACACTTGATGGTGTTGCATTACCATCTGCATACGGACAAGCTGGCGTACAGTTTTCAATGCAGCAGCAATACTTAGAAGGCTCGAATGTTGACTCTGCTAAAGCAATGACAGACTTAATGACTGCGTATCGTGCATTCGAAGCGAATCAAAAAGTATTACAGGCGTATGATAAGAGTATGGACAAGGCTGTAAATGAAATCGGACGTGTCTAA
- the atpD gene encoding F0F1 ATP synthase subunit beta gives MNKGHVLQVMGPVVDVKFANGELPAIYNALTVTIERPNEAPTTLALEVALHLGDDSVRTIAMSSTDGLQRGAEVTNSGAPISVPVGEATLGRVFNVLGEVIDLGEEIPAEVRRDSIHREAPTFDQLSTTVEILETGIKVVDLLAPYIKGGKIGLFGGAGVGKTVLIQELINNIAQEHAGISVFAGVGERTREGNDLFFEMTDSGVIKQTAMVFGQMNEPPGARMRVALTGLTMAEFFRDEQGADVLLFIDNIFRFTQAGSEVSALLGRMPSAVGYQPTLATEMGKLQERITSTTKGSVTSIQAIYVPADDYTDPAPATTFAHLDATTNLERKLSEMGIYPAVDPLASTSRALSPEIVGPEHYAIATGVQRTIQRYRELQDIIAILGMDELSDEDKQTVERARRIQFFLSQNFHVAEQFTGQKGSYVPVKETVRSFKEILDGKWDHLPEDAFRLVGSIDEVVAKAKEMGVQV, from the coding sequence ATGAACAAAGGACACGTTCTTCAGGTAATGGGTCCAGTAGTAGACGTAAAGTTTGCTAATGGTGAATTACCAGCAATTTATAACGCATTAACAGTTACAATCGAACGTCCTAATGAAGCTCCAACTACTCTTGCATTAGAAGTAGCGCTTCACTTAGGTGACGATTCTGTTCGTACGATTGCCATGTCATCTACTGACGGTTTACAACGTGGAGCAGAAGTAACAAATTCAGGAGCACCAATCTCAGTACCAGTTGGTGAAGCTACATTAGGTCGCGTATTCAACGTACTTGGTGAAGTTATCGACTTAGGCGAAGAGATTCCTGCTGAAGTTCGTCGTGATTCAATTCACCGCGAAGCTCCAACATTCGATCAATTATCAACTACTGTAGAAATCCTTGAAACAGGTATCAAAGTAGTAGACTTATTAGCACCATACATCAAAGGTGGTAAAATCGGTCTATTCGGTGGTGCCGGTGTAGGTAAAACAGTATTAATCCAAGAATTAATTAATAACATCGCACAAGAGCACGCTGGTATTTCAGTATTCGCGGGTGTAGGTGAGCGTACTCGTGAGGGTAACGACTTATTCTTCGAAATGACTGATTCAGGCGTAATCAAACAAACTGCGATGGTATTCGGACAAATGAATGAACCACCAGGTGCACGTATGCGTGTTGCTTTAACTGGTTTAACAATGGCTGAATTCTTCCGTGATGAGCAAGGTGCAGACGTACTTTTATTCATCGACAACATCTTCCGTTTCACACAAGCAGGTTCTGAGGTTTCTGCCTTATTAGGTCGTATGCCTTCAGCAGTAGGTTACCAACCAACACTTGCTACAGAAATGGGTAAATTACAAGAGCGTATTACATCTACAACTAAAGGTTCTGTTACTTCTATTCAAGCGATTTATGTACCAGCCGATGACTATACTGACCCGGCTCCAGCTACAACTTTCGCCCACTTAGATGCAACAACTAACCTTGAGCGTAAATTATCTGAAATGGGTATCTACCCTGCGGTTGACCCATTAGCTTCGACTTCTCGTGCATTATCACCAGAAATCGTTGGTCCAGAACACTACGCAATTGCAACTGGTGTTCAACGTACAATCCAACGTTACCGTGAGTTACAAGATATCATCGCAATCTTAGGTATGGATGAATTATCTGACGAAGATAAACAAACAGTAGAACGTGCTCGTCGTATCCAGTTCTTCTTATCTCAAAACTTCCACGTAGCGGAGCAATTCACTGGTCAAAAAGGTTCTTATGTACCGGTTAAAGAAACTGTTCGTTCATTCAAGGAAATCCTTGATGGCAAATGGGATCACTTACCAGAAGATGCTTTCCGTTTAGTTGGATCTATTGATGAAGTAGTAGCGAAAGCTAAAGAAATGGGCGTACAAGTTTAA
- a CDS encoding F0F1 ATP synthase subunit epsilon, which produces MKTVTVNIVTPDGPVYDSEVSMVIAKTTSGEIGVLAGHIPMVAPLAIGAVKLKKADGTTELAAISGGFIEVRPEKISILAPSAEVASSIDVARAKESLARAEGRLQKKQDDIDFKRADLALKRALNRINVHEGNI; this is translated from the coding sequence ATGAAGACAGTTACAGTCAATATTGTCACTCCCGACGGCCCAGTATACGATTCAGAGGTATCGATGGTTATCGCTAAAACAACTTCAGGTGAAATTGGTGTCTTAGCTGGCCATATTCCAATGGTTGCTCCACTTGCAATTGGTGCAGTGAAGCTTAAAAAAGCAGATGGCACTACTGAACTTGCAGCAATTAGCGGCGGTTTCATTGAAGTACGTCCTGAGAAAATTTCGATTTTAGCTCCTTCTGCTGAAGTTGCTTCTTCAATCGACGTTGCGCGCGCTAAAGAATCTTTAGCCCGTGCTGAAGGTCGCCTTCAAAAGAAACAAGATGACATCGATTTCAAACGTGCTGATTTAGCATTAAAACGTGCGTTGAATCGTATCAACGTTCATGAGGGTAATATCTAA
- a CDS encoding rod shape-determining protein: MFSKDIGIDLGTANVLIHVKGKGIVLNEPSVVAIDKKTNKVLAVGEEARQMVGRTPGNIIAIRPLKDGVIADFDVTEAMLKHFINKLDVKGFLSKPRILICCPTNITSVEQKAIREAAEKSGGKKVYLEEEPKVAAIGAGMDIFQPSGNMVVDIGGGTTDVAVLSMGDIVTSESIKVAGDVFDNDILQYIKKEYKLLIGERTSESIKITIGTVFPGGRNESMEIRGRDMVTGLPRTIEINSDEIEHALRESVGMIVQAAKNVLEKTPPELSADIIDRGVIITGGGALLHGMDQLLIEELKVPVFIAENPMNCVALGTGIMLDNIDRAVGIK, translated from the coding sequence ATGTTTTCTAAAGATATTGGAATCGATTTAGGAACTGCAAATGTGTTGATCCACGTTAAAGGAAAAGGCATTGTTCTAAATGAACCGTCAGTAGTGGCAATTGATAAAAAAACAAATAAAGTACTAGCTGTAGGTGAAGAGGCGCGTCAAATGGTGGGACGTACACCAGGCAACATTATCGCGATTCGCCCATTAAAGGATGGGGTAATCGCTGACTTTGACGTTACAGAGGCAATGTTAAAGCATTTCATCAATAAGCTAGATGTAAAAGGCTTTTTATCCAAGCCACGCATTTTAATTTGCTGTCCGACAAATATTACAAGTGTAGAGCAAAAAGCTATTCGTGAAGCAGCTGAAAAATCAGGTGGCAAAAAAGTATACTTAGAAGAAGAGCCAAAAGTGGCAGCAATCGGAGCGGGTATGGACATTTTCCAGCCAAGCGGCAATATGGTAGTAGATATTGGTGGCGGAACAACAGATGTAGCGGTATTGTCAATGGGGGATATTGTAACAAGTGAATCAATCAAGGTCGCAGGTGACGTATTCGATAATGACATCTTGCAATACATAAAGAAAGAATACAAGCTCCTAATTGGTGAGCGTACATCAGAAAGTATTAAAATAACAATCGGCACAGTATTCCCTGGAGGACGTAACGAATCTATGGAGATACGTGGTCGTGATATGGTGACAGGCTTACCTCGTACAATTGAAATCAATTCTGATGAGATTGAGCATGCACTCCGTGAATCAGTTGGCATGATTGTTCAAGCGGCCAAAAATGTATTAGAAAAAACGCCACCTGAATTATCTGCAGATATTATTGACCGAGGGGTAATTATTACAGGTGGCGGTGCATTATTACATGGAATGGATCAGCTTTTAATCGAAGAGTTAAAGGTACCGGTATTTATCGCAGAAAATCCGATGAATTGTGTAGCACTAGGAACTGGTATTATGCTAGATAATATCGACCGTGCTGTAGGGATAAAGTAG
- a CDS encoding flagellar hook-basal body protein has translation MLRTMVTATNTLSQIQHQLDSIGSNIANSNTHGYKAQQANFTEMLYQQFENDKYDKTLRQTPVGIRYGVGAQIGQIQSNQTQGSIQMTERDLDFALTTKNQYFNVLMRDEAGQERMAYTRNGSFYVTPTEPGIVTLVNSDGYQVADANGQPITFPDNVQQFTMSTDGTLVVNYPNGQTQNFQLGITSLQKPQIMENLQGGTYIGLPENLEELGYTEAEILTNLQGANRQVGIQKGALEMSNVDVSKEMTNLIQAQRSYQFNTRAISIADQMLGLINGIR, from the coding sequence ATGTTACGTACAATGGTTACTGCGACAAATACATTGTCACAAATTCAACACCAACTAGATTCAATTGGTTCAAATATCGCCAATAGCAATACACATGGCTATAAGGCGCAACAAGCAAACTTCACAGAAATGCTGTACCAGCAATTTGAAAACGATAAATATGACAAAACACTACGTCAAACACCAGTAGGAATTCGTTATGGTGTTGGTGCTCAAATCGGTCAAATTCAATCGAACCAAACACAAGGCTCGATTCAAATGACAGAACGTGATTTAGATTTTGCTTTAACAACTAAAAATCAATATTTTAACGTATTAATGCGTGATGAAGCAGGGCAGGAGCGTATGGCATATACGCGTAACGGTAGCTTTTATGTTACACCAACTGAGCCTGGAATTGTTACACTAGTGAACAGTGACGGCTATCAAGTAGCGGACGCAAACGGGCAGCCGATTACATTCCCAGATAATGTACAACAATTTACTATGAGTACAGATGGTACACTTGTAGTGAACTATCCAAACGGTCAAACACAGAACTTCCAATTAGGGATTACGTCATTACAAAAGCCGCAAATTATGGAAAACTTGCAAGGTGGTACATATATTGGCTTACCTGAAAACCTAGAGGAATTAGGCTATACAGAGGCAGAGATTTTAACGAATTTACAAGGGGCAAATCGTCAAGTTGGCATTCAAAAAGGTGCGTTAGAAATGTCGAATGTTGACGTATCAAAAGAAATGACAAACTTAATTCAAGCACAGCGTTCTTACCAATTCAATACGCGTGCAATTTCAATTGCAGATCAAATGCTTGGATTAATTAACGGCATTCGCTAA
- the spoIID gene encoding stage II sporulation protein D codes for MRSNEEQSSIVAPPVESCTLTIKVNGQEVELNDYLIGVLAGEMPVSFHEEALKAQAIAARTYALKQTDTGKKEIQSTTAHQVFNTAETRQQKWKTAFAANENKLAQAVKETDNQVLMYEGQLITAMFHSTSIKQTESAENYSGSNIPYLQAVFSPEQRPAEQVLFTFKELNQLLKQSFNSKHYQNAKIIRNDSNRVEEIEINGKKWSGRDFREQLNLRSTNFTWKWSTQGVSVTTLGFGHGVGMSQYGADTMAQNGQTAEQILAHYYPGTKLEKMNFCTK; via the coding sequence TTGAGAAGTAATGAAGAACAATCCTCCATCGTTGCTCCTCCAGTTGAAAGTTGTACATTAACGATAAAAGTCAACGGGCAAGAAGTTGAGCTAAATGACTATTTAATTGGTGTACTTGCTGGAGAAATGCCAGTAAGTTTTCATGAGGAAGCTTTGAAGGCACAGGCTATTGCTGCTCGAACATATGCATTAAAGCAAACGGATACTGGTAAGAAAGAAATCCAATCAACTACAGCGCATCAAGTATTTAATACGGCCGAAACACGCCAACAAAAATGGAAAACGGCTTTTGCAGCAAACGAAAATAAATTAGCACAAGCTGTGAAAGAAACGGACAATCAAGTATTAATGTATGAAGGACAACTTATAACAGCAATGTTCCACTCTACCTCTATTAAACAAACAGAATCTGCCGAAAATTATAGCGGAAGTAACATACCGTATCTTCAAGCTGTTTTCTCACCCGAGCAACGCCCTGCAGAACAAGTTTTATTTACTTTTAAAGAACTCAATCAACTTCTAAAGCAAAGCTTTAATTCTAAGCATTATCAAAACGCAAAAATTATTCGTAATGATTCAAATCGCGTAGAAGAAATCGAAATAAATGGAAAGAAGTGGTCTGGAAGAGACTTTAGGGAGCAGTTAAATTTACGCTCTACTAATTTTACTTGGAAATGGTCGACACAAGGGGTGAGTGTGACGACATTGGGCTTTGGGCACGGAGTTGGAATGAGCCAGTACGGAGCAGACACGATGGCCCAAAATGGACAAACAGCAGAACAAATTTTAGCGCATTACTACCCAGGAACAAAGCTAGAAAAAATGAATTTTTGTACAAAATAG
- the atpA gene encoding F0F1 ATP synthase subunit alpha, whose amino-acid sequence MGIKAEEISSLIKQQIEGYQSELKVSEVGTVITVGDGIARAHGLDNAMAGELLEFSNGVMGMAQNLEEGNVGIVILGDYLDIKEGDEVRRTGRIMEVPVGEELIGRVVNPLGMPVDGLGPINTTKSRPIESPAFGVMARKSVHEPLQTGIKAIDALVPIGRGQRELIIGDRQVGKTSVAIDTILNQQGEDMICIYVAIGQKESTVRNVVETFRKHGALDYTIVVTASASQPAPLLFLAPFAGVSMAEEFMLQGKHVLIVYDDLTKQASAYRELSLLLRRPPGREAYPGDVFYLHSRLLERAAKLNETYKNGSITALPFVETQAGDISAYIPTNVISITDGQIFLQSDLFNSGVRPAINAGLSVSRVGGSAQIKAMKKVAGTLRLDLAAFRELESFAQFGSDLDAITLAKLERGKRTVEVLKQDLNKPLKVEKQVAILYALTKGHLDDIPVQDIVRFENEFLSWLDSNHTNVLDHVRTTKELAPDAEYVEAINAFKKTFAKSE is encoded by the coding sequence ATGGGCATCAAAGCTGAAGAAATCAGCAGTCTGATTAAGCAGCAGATTGAAGGTTATCAATCGGAATTAAAAGTAAGCGAAGTAGGTACAGTTATCACTGTTGGTGACGGTATCGCTCGTGCTCATGGCCTCGACAACGCCATGGCTGGAGAGCTTTTAGAGTTCTCAAACGGTGTTATGGGTATGGCACAAAACCTAGAAGAAGGTAACGTAGGTATCGTTATTTTAGGTGACTACCTAGACATCAAAGAAGGCGATGAGGTTCGTCGTACAGGTCGTATTATGGAAGTACCAGTTGGTGAAGAACTAATTGGTCGTGTTGTAAACCCACTTGGTATGCCAGTGGATGGATTAGGTCCAATCAACACAACAAAATCTCGTCCAATCGAAAGTCCAGCTTTCGGTGTAATGGCACGTAAATCAGTACATGAGCCATTACAAACTGGTATCAAAGCGATCGACGCTTTAGTACCAATCGGTCGTGGTCAACGTGAGTTAATCATCGGTGACCGTCAAGTTGGTAAAACATCGGTAGCAATCGATACAATCTTAAACCAACAAGGCGAAGACATGATTTGTATCTATGTAGCAATCGGACAAAAAGAATCAACTGTACGTAACGTAGTTGAAACTTTCCGTAAGCACGGTGCATTAGATTACACAATCGTAGTGACTGCATCAGCATCACAACCAGCGCCATTATTATTCTTAGCACCATTTGCTGGTGTATCAATGGCAGAGGAATTCATGTTACAAGGTAAACACGTTTTAATCGTGTATGATGACTTAACAAAACAAGCATCAGCTTACCGTGAACTTTCACTTCTTCTACGCCGTCCTCCAGGTCGTGAAGCATACCCTGGTGACGTATTCTACTTACACAGCCGTTTATTAGAGCGTGCTGCGAAGCTAAACGAAACTTACAAAAACGGTTCTATTACGGCGCTTCCATTCGTTGAAACGCAAGCGGGCGATATCTCTGCATATATCCCAACAAACGTAATTTCTATTACAGATGGTCAGATCTTCTTACAATCTGATTTATTCAACTCTGGTGTACGTCCAGCAATTAACGCTGGTTTATCAGTATCACGTGTAGGTGGTTCTGCTCAAATCAAAGCGATGAAAAAAGTAGCTGGTACATTACGTCTTGACTTAGCAGCATTCCGTGAGTTAGAGTCATTCGCTCAATTCGGTTCTGACTTAGACGCTATCACACTTGCTAAATTAGAGCGTGGTAAACGTACAGTTGAAGTTTTAAAACAAGACTTAAACAAACCATTAAAAGTTGAAAAACAAGTTGCGATCCTTTATGCATTAACTAAAGGTCACTTAGATGATATTCCAGTACAAGACATCGTTCGTTTTGAAAACGAATTCTTAAGCTGGTTAGATTCAAACCACACAAACGTTTTAGATCACGTTCGTACTACTAAAGAACTTGCTCCAGACGCAGAGTACGTAGAAGCGATTAACGCATTCAAAAAAACTTTCGCAAAATCTGAGTAA
- a CDS encoding sporulation transcriptional regulator SpoIIID, with the protein MHEHIRHRCVRLGELLIETGETVRALAKMTGFSKSTVHKDLTERLRQVNEPLAYQVQQVLAYNKSIRHLRGGEATRKKWISKQFQKSI; encoded by the coding sequence GTGCACGAACATATTCGGCATCGTTGCGTTCGATTGGGAGAACTGTTGATAGAGACCGGAGAAACGGTGCGTGCACTTGCTAAAATGACTGGTTTTTCTAAAAGCACAGTACACAAAGATTTGACAGAACGATTAAGACAAGTGAATGAACCACTCGCCTATCAAGTTCAGCAAGTGTTAGCGTACAATAAATCGATTCGCCATTTGCGTGGAGGTGAAGCGACACGAAAGAAGTGGATTTCCAAGCAATTTCAAAAAAGCATTTAG
- the murA gene encoding UDP-N-acetylglucosamine 1-carboxyvinyltransferase gives MERIIVTGGQTLKGTVRVEGAKNAVLPILAASLLASKDKNIIKDVPNLADVSTIGEVLKSLNAIVDYKVDQNEMIIDTSMKLSSEAQFEFVSKMRASILVMGSLLARNGFARVALPGGCAIGSRPIELHLKGFEAMGAEISFGHGYVEAKVNGDLKGAEIYLDFPSVGATENIMTAAALAKGTTIIENAAKEPEIVDLANFINGMGGRVFGAGTDTIRIEGVEELKGCEHYIIPDRIEAGTFMVAAAITRGDVFIENAVPEHLTAVIAKMREMGIEVTEEEEGIRVRANDPLKAVDIKTMPHPGFPTDMQSQLMALMLTAEGTSIITETVFENRFMHVEEFRRMNADAKIEGRSVFIEGGKSLQGAEVSATDLRAAAALILTGLVSNGVTRVTKLHHLDRGYVDFHKKLAALGANIERVETEDKVVEEKIVTA, from the coding sequence GTGGAGAGAATTATTGTTACTGGGGGTCAGACGCTAAAAGGAACGGTACGCGTTGAAGGTGCCAAAAATGCTGTATTACCAATTTTAGCTGCTTCTCTATTAGCTTCAAAAGATAAAAATATAATAAAAGATGTACCAAACTTAGCAGATGTAAGTACTATTGGCGAAGTTTTAAAAAGCTTAAATGCAATTGTTGATTATAAAGTAGATCAAAATGAAATGATTATCGATACTTCAATGAAGCTTTCAAGTGAAGCGCAATTTGAGTTTGTAAGCAAAATGCGTGCCTCGATTTTAGTAATGGGTTCACTTTTAGCACGTAATGGGTTTGCTCGCGTAGCATTACCAGGAGGCTGTGCAATTGGATCACGTCCAATCGAGCTACACTTAAAAGGCTTTGAAGCAATGGGAGCGGAGATTTCATTTGGTCATGGCTACGTAGAAGCTAAAGTAAACGGCGATTTAAAAGGTGCAGAGATTTACTTAGATTTCCCAAGTGTAGGTGCTACTGAAAATATTATGACGGCAGCAGCATTAGCAAAAGGAACGACAATTATTGAGAATGCAGCGAAAGAGCCTGAAATAGTAGATTTAGCAAACTTCATTAATGGAATGGGTGGCCGAGTATTTGGTGCAGGTACGGACACAATTCGTATTGAAGGTGTAGAAGAGTTAAAAGGTTGCGAGCATTATATTATTCCAGACCGTATTGAAGCAGGAACGTTCATGGTCGCAGCAGCGATTACTCGTGGGGATGTATTCATTGAAAATGCGGTTCCAGAGCATTTGACAGCCGTAATCGCAAAAATGCGAGAAATGGGTATTGAAGTGACGGAAGAAGAAGAAGGCATTCGTGTGCGCGCAAATGACCCACTAAAAGCTGTGGATATTAAGACAATGCCACACCCTGGTTTCCCGACAGATATGCAATCCCAATTGATGGCTTTAATGTTAACGGCGGAAGGTACGAGTATAATTACAGAAACTGTTTTTGAAAATCGCTTTATGCACGTGGAAGAATTCCGACGTATGAACGCTGATGCGAAAATTGAAGGTCGCTCTGTATTTATTGAAGGCGGTAAATCGTTACAAGGCGCAGAAGTATCGGCTACTGATTTACGCGCCGCAGCTGCACTTATTCTTACTGGTTTAGTTTCAAACGGTGTAACACGTGTTACAAAGCTACACCATTTAGATCGTGGCTATGTGGACTTCCATAAAAAATTAGCTGCACTAGGTGCAAACATCGAACGTGTTGAAACAGAAGATAAAGTTGTAGAAGAAAAAATCGTAACTGCATAA
- a CDS encoding DNA-directed RNA polymerase subunit beta, which translates to MTNESDRRAVQPDPTPVKKRRSIKEEPKTDQPIRWVQLRLIPIWLRVILVAILFFVVAAVGLTIGYSFIGDGEAGDALKWSTWQHILDIMSGK; encoded by the coding sequence ATGACAAATGAGTCTGATAGACGAGCGGTGCAGCCAGATCCAACACCTGTTAAGAAAAGACGTAGCATAAAGGAAGAGCCGAAAACGGATCAGCCTATTCGCTGGGTCCAGCTTCGTCTCATTCCCATTTGGCTTCGCGTCATTCTCGTTGCCATTTTATTTTTTGTTGTGGCGGCAGTGGGGCTAACTATAGGTTACAGTTTTATTGGTGATGGTGAAGCCGGTGATGCGCTAAAGTGGAGTACATGGCAACATATACTCGATATTATGAGTGGTAAATAA
- a CDS encoding DUF1146 family protein yields MMALDLYAQAAQQAIMNISAYIIFIGISFYALQGLRIEQLFKKGKTFQIKLFYIIMSIVLGSTVADFFVNFLTWSQTIPFIFN; encoded by the coding sequence ATGATGGCATTGGATTTATATGCACAAGCAGCTCAACAGGCAATAATGAACATATCCGCATATATCATATTTATTGGGATATCATTTTATGCCCTACAAGGATTAAGAATTGAACAGTTGTTTAAAAAAGGAAAAACGTTCCAAATTAAATTATTTTATATTATAATGAGTATTGTGCTTGGTTCTACAGTAGCAGATTTTTTTGTTAATTTTTTGACCTGGTCCCAAACTATCCCCTTTATTTTCAATTGA
- a CDS encoding M23 family metallopeptidase, with the protein MREDKQKPSQKPVMQRPWFWPVVYSGMALMIVAVILSFNQVYESQQEEAVPEEASSQGQNLISTSTKEESLKYPFKEEFLNEVAILQDYYDVSADEASRENALVVFNQVYTMSTGLSIAINSEPFEVVAAMSGEVAEVKMDDFTGNTITINHPNGMQTRYHSVADILVKEGDQVSQGEQIATSQENEANPAVGIHLHFEVLEQGVVVNPRKYLSF; encoded by the coding sequence ATGAGAGAAGATAAACAAAAACCTTCTCAAAAGCCGGTCATGCAGCGACCATGGTTTTGGCCAGTCGTTTATAGTGGCATGGCATTGATGATTGTGGCAGTTATTTTAAGTTTTAATCAAGTATATGAAAGTCAGCAAGAGGAAGCTGTTCCGGAAGAAGCATCTTCACAGGGACAAAACTTAATTTCTACGTCAACGAAGGAAGAATCGTTGAAGTATCCTTTTAAAGAAGAGTTTTTAAATGAAGTTGCGATTTTGCAGGATTATTATGATGTAAGTGCTGACGAAGCATCACGTGAAAATGCATTAGTCGTGTTTAACCAAGTGTATACAATGTCTACAGGCTTATCGATTGCGATTAATAGCGAACCTTTTGAGGTAGTCGCAGCGATGAGTGGAGAAGTCGCAGAAGTGAAAATGGATGATTTCACAGGCAATACGATTACAATTAATCATCCAAACGGTATGCAAACTCGTTATCACTCGGTAGCCGACATTCTTGTTAAAGAAGGCGACCAAGTATCACAAGGTGAGCAAATTGCCACTTCGCAGGAAAATGAGGCAAATCCTGCAGTAGGTATTCACTTACACTTTGAAGTATTAGAACAAGGTGTCGTTGTCAACCCAAGAAAATATTTATCATTTTAA
- the atpG gene encoding ATP synthase F1 subunit gamma — MVNLREIKGRINSTKSTKQITKAMQMVSSSKLRRAEQNAKAYVPYMEKIQDVVGAIASGTKDSGHPMLTSRPVKKTAYLVIGSDRGLAGAYNSSILREVQRTINERHKSKDEYVVLAVGRVVRDYFVKRGHNVIADVVALPDQPSFADIKEIARNAVGMFIDGTYDELYMYYNHFVSAIANEVTVKKVLPLTDIAPSTSNASYEFEPSGEAILEVLLPQYAESLIYGALLDGKASEHSARMTAMKNATDNANDLIADLSLQYNRARQAAITQEITEIVGGAAALE, encoded by the coding sequence GTGGTAAACTTACGCGAAATTAAAGGTCGTATTAACTCTACAAAGTCAACGAAACAAATTACTAAAGCAATGCAGATGGTTTCTTCTTCAAAGTTACGTCGTGCAGAGCAAAACGCTAAAGCTTATGTTCCTTACATGGAAAAGATCCAAGACGTAGTAGGCGCAATCGCATCAGGTACAAAAGACAGTGGGCATCCTATGCTAACTTCTCGTCCTGTAAAGAAAACAGCTTACTTAGTAATTGGTTCTGACCGTGGTCTAGCAGGTGCATACAACTCAAGTATCCTACGTGAAGTACAACGCACAATTAATGAGCGTCACAAATCGAAGGATGAGTATGTTGTTTTAGCAGTAGGTCGTGTTGTTCGTGATTACTTTGTAAAGCGTGGACACAATGTTATCGCAGATGTAGTTGCTCTACCAGACCAACCGTCATTTGCTGATATTAAAGAAATCGCTCGTAATGCTGTTGGTATGTTCATTGATGGTACGTATGATGAACTTTATATGTACTACAATCACTTCGTATCTGCAATTGCAAACGAAGTGACTGTGAAAAAAGTTCTTCCTTTAACTGATATTGCACCTTCAACAAGCAATGCTTCATATGAATTCGAGCCATCAGGCGAAGCAATTTTAGAAGTATTACTTCCTCAATATGCGGAAAGCTTAATTTACGGCGCGTTATTAGACGGAAAAGCGAGTGAACATTCAGCGCGTATGACAGCAATGAAAAACGCTACAGACAATGCCAACGATCTTATTGCAGATTTATCTCTACAATATAACCGTGCACGTCAAGCGGCGATTACACAAGAAATTACAGAAATCGTTGGTGGAGCTGCTGCCTTAGAATAG